Proteins found in one Xyrauchen texanus isolate HMW12.3.18 chromosome 30, RBS_HiC_50CHRs, whole genome shotgun sequence genomic segment:
- the smim8 gene encoding small integral membrane protein 8: MCSAEDGSGKASAQQPGSGKASTQQLGSGQGESGYRSPGLRGVRTTSLFRAVNPELFIKPNKPMMVFGLVTISLCVGYLGYLHAIKENDQQLYEAVDSEGERYMRRKTSRWD, translated from the exons ATGTGTTCCGCAGAGGACGGCAGCGGGAAAGCAAGCGCGCAGCAGCCGGGTAGTGGGAAAGCAAGCACGCAGCAGCTGGGCAGCGGTCAAGGGGAGTCGGGCTACAGGAGTCCCGGGCTCCGGGGTGTCAGAACCACATCACTGTTCCGCGCTGTCAACCCGGAGCTCTTCATCAAACCT AATAAGCCGATGATGGTTTTTGGACTAGTGACCATCAGTCTGTGTGTGGGGTACCTGGGCTATCTGCACGCCATCAAAGAGAACGACCAGCAGCTGTACGAGGCCGTAGACAGCGAGGGAGAGAGATACATGCGGAGGAAAACCTCCAGATGGGACTGA